The Oecophyllibacter saccharovorans sequence CGGTATGATCAAGCGCCCGCGGGCAGGGAAAGGTCCATAGTCCAGGTGCCAGCCGGTGAAGCCGTTCCATCCGGCCAGTGCCGTTCAAACCGCTGAAACCGCCATGCAGCACACCGCCTGCCAGAGTGACGTCAAACGTGGAATCCGTTTCAGGGTTGCGGTAAGTGCCGGCCAGGGCGCGGGCTTCTTCTGCCAGGTCCTGTCGCTCCGTATCGGAAACCCCCCTCTCTTCCGGCAGCCGGTCGGACAGGCGGTGCAGAAAGGTCACGCGGTTTTCACCGGGGCGGCTCATTTTGAGAAGGTCCGGTTTTCCTTCAACGTGCTGCACCATCACGCCCAGGCCGCTTGCCTGCGCAGGCGATTGGAGGGTCAGGGTTTCTGGCAGCATCAGGTAACGCAGCTGCAGACGCGTCTGGCTGTGGGGGTCGGTCGTATCGTGGCTGATGCGCGCTGAAAGCCCTGTGCCTTCTTCCAGCCAGACGCCGGTAAAGGATGCGGCTGACGCAAGGGCTTCCTGCGGGTTATGGGAGGATGGAGACGGGGCGGCAGCTGCGGGTGTGAGCGCGGCCCGCGCCAGGGCGGCGGCAGCCTGGTGAGCCGGTGAGACATGGTTGAAGAGAACTACGACCGAGAGGCGGTGTTGCGGCACATGCAGCCTGTGCGACCGCCATCCGCGCAGCGCCCCGCCATGTCCTGTGACCTGCAGAGGCCCGTCCGGCCCGTTGAGCGTGCCGCGTTGCAGGCCGAAGCCGTAGGACGCCGCAGCCCCGTCCGCAAAGGTGACAGGTGCGCTGAGGCGTTGGTAAAGGCTGCCTGCATCATCGCGCGTGGTGTCGATGTGCTTTTCCCAGGCGATCATGTCATCCAGTGAGGCGCCGAGCCCTGCATCGCCCGTCCAGTAGATGTTGTTGACGGCAGGACGGGCGCCGCCAAGCCCCATTTCCTCATAACCTTCAGTCCCATCGGGCATGGCGCGCGTCTCGGCGGCCAGAAAAGCCCGTTCCATGCCGAACGGCGTGAAGAGGTGCTGCTGCAGGAGCTCGCTGAAACTGCGGCCGCTCTCCTGTTCCATCGCATCTGAAAGAAGGCGAAAATTCTGGTTGACATAGGAATAGGCAGTGCCGGGAGCAAACTGGAGGGAGCGGGTCCGGGCAATGAGGCGCCAGGCCTCGGCATCACTGAACGCCCCTTCAATGGCAGCGCCTTCCAGCATGGCCATGGCCCAGTAGTCCCGCAGGCCCGACTGGTTGTGGGCTAGGTGCAGCGCGCTGGGGCGCAGATCTGCAGGCAGCTCAGGCAAGCGACGGGCGATAAAGGGGACCAGGGTGCGGTTCAGGTGTTCAGGGTCGCGGTAACGGGCCAGTAAGGTGGCGCAGGTGAACTGCTTGGTGATCGAGCAGAGCCGGAAGAGCGAGCCAGGCGTGAAGGGCAGGTGCCGCTCCAGCGAGGCATAACCCCAGGCATGCCGCACGAGGGTCTCCCCGTCCCGGATCACGGCCACCGCGCCGCCAGGGCCCGGATAAAGATCAGGCAGATCGGCCAAGAGGCGTTCAAGCGAGGTATTGATGCGGGAGGGAGCAGGAGCACCGGGGCTCGGTGAAGACGGGGCGGTGGGCATGCGCGCGCTTTCGGAACGGGGGAAGGGCGGTTAGAATGAAGTCAAAGCAGGCTCGGGCGGGGCACACAAGCGGCCTCATGAAATCAAACCTGCGAAATCAAGGTCTGCGGGAAAACAAGGCCTGCCGGTGAGTGAAGGGAAGACAGAGATGGCCGGGAATGAGAAGGCAGAGCAGTTGAAGAAAGCGCCGAAAAAGGTTCAGGGCGTCTATCCGCCCAGCCCGCCGCACTGGGTCGGTGACGGTTTCCCGGTGCAGAGCCTGTTCACTTACCGGGACCTGGGCAAGGTCCTTAATCCGTTCATTCTGCTTGACCATGCCGGCCCTGCCGCTTTCCCGCCTGCGCCTGAGCGGATGGAGACGCCCAGAGGCGTGGGCACTCACCCCCATCGCGGGTTTGAGACGGTGACAATCGTGTTCGGCGGGCAGGTGGCTCATGGCGACTCAGCCGGTAACAGCGGCAAAATCGGTCCTGGAGACGTGCAGTGGATGACAGCTGGGCGGGGTGTGCTGCACCAGGAATTCCACGCGCCCGAGTTTACGCGTGACGGCGGGGTGTTCGATGTCGCGCAGCTGTGGATCAACCTGCCGGCGCGCGACAAGATGACAGCGCCTGCCTACCAGCCTCTTGCAGCTGCTGACATGCAGGCAGTGGCCCTGACCGATCCTGAGAGCGTTTCCGCAGAGACGGTGGGAAGCCTGCGGGTCATTGCCGGGCATTTCAGTGCGGAAGGGGCTGAAGGGGAGGGTGGAGAGGTTACGGTTACCGGCCCGGCCCGCAGCTTCACGCCGCTGAATGTATGGGATGTCATCCTTGCTGAGGGCAAAAGTTCTGTGTTGGCCTGTCCGGAAGGCTGGGTGACGGCCCTGGCGGTCATGGGCGGCGCTCTGGTGGTGGAAGGGGTGCGGGGCGAGACCAACCACACGGTCGTGCTTTCACGCCAAGGCACGCGCTTTCGGATCGAAGCACCGGAAGGGGCGCATTTCCTCGTCCTGACGGCTCAGCCGCTTGAGGAGCCGCTTGCAGGCGAAGGCCCGTTCGTGATGAATGAGCGCCAGGAGCTGCACCAGGCCTTCGAGGACCTGCGACGCGGTCATTTCGGCACTTTTTAAACTTTAAAGCCCCCCGGTGGCGGATCATGCACAGATTTCAGCAGGTTTCATAAGGTCGGGACGCATGGTGGAAGAAAAAGCGCCCGCAGCAGTGCCCACGCCCCCGACGGCAGCCAGCCTGCGAGAAGCGGCCCTGGCGCATCTGGCGCGTTTTGCCACCACGCGGCGCAATCTCGAGCAGGTGCTGAGCCGCCGGGTGCGGCGCTGGGGCCTGCGGGCGCAGAAGGCCGGTATGGCGCCTGAGGAAATCCGCCAGGTGGAAGGGGTATTGCTTGGGGAAATCCCTGAAATTGCTGCGGGCATGGAGGCGCTTGGCGCGGTTGATGACGCGCAGTTCGCGCGGTCGCGGGCCCGCAGCCTGACGCGTTCGGGTCGTTCCAGGCGGGCGGTGACAGCGCATCTGGTGGTCAAGGGCGTTGATGGGGAAACAGCGCAGGAAGCTCTGGAAGCTTCGCTCGGGGCTGGTGAAGAAGCGCAGCAGGCGGAACTGGCCGCGGCTCTCGTTCTGGCCCGCAAACGGGGATTCGGCGCTTTCCGCCGTCCTGACCGCCCGGAACGTGACCCCATGAAGGTGCTGGCGGTCTTTGCCCGCAACGGTTTCAGCCAGGGGACGGCCGCCCAGGCCCTGGCCATGGAACGTGACGAGGCTGAGGACCTGATCCTGCGTTTCCGTTCAGCGTGAGAAGGGGGAGCAGGTGAAAACCCTGTTTTTCTGAACGCTTCATGAAACGCTTTATGAATTGCCGTCTTTTGTGAAACGGTTGTAAGAAAAACTCATGTCTTTCCCCGTATCTGCCCGCAATCTGTCTGCCATCCGGGTGTTTCCCTCCGCCTTGAAGGGGCAGCAACCGTTATCGCGCTTGCTTGCAGGCCTGCGGAACCTGGCGCTTGGGGGTGCACTGCTTGCGGGGCTGGGGGCGCTTGGGGGATGTGGCGGCGGCTATCATGGCTCGGTGCAGTGTGTTCCCTATGCGCGGGCGCACAGTTCCATCTCGCTGTCGGGCAATGCCGCGCAATGGTGGTGGGCGGCACGGGGCCATTACGCGCGCGGGCACAAGCCTGTTCCGGGCTCGGTGCTCGTG is a genomic window containing:
- a CDS encoding D-aminopeptidase is translated as MPTAPSSPSPGAPAPSRINTSLERLLADLPDLYPGPGGAVAVIRDGETLVRHAWGYASLERHLPFTPGSLFRLCSITKQFTCATLLARYRDPEHLNRTLVPFIARRLPELPADLRPSALHLAHNQSGLRDYWAMAMLEGAAIEGAFSDAEAWRLIARTRSLQFAPGTAYSYVNQNFRLLSDAMEQESGRSFSELLQQHLFTPFGMERAFLAAETRAMPDGTEGYEEMGLGGARPAVNNIYWTGDAGLGASLDDMIAWEKHIDTTRDDAGSLYQRLSAPVTFADGAAASYGFGLQRGTLNGPDGPLQVTGHGGALRGWRSHRLHVPQHRLSVVVLFNHVSPAHQAAAALARAALTPAAAAPSPSSHNPQEALASAASFTGVWLEEGTGLSARISHDTTDPHSQTRLQLRYLMLPETLTLQSPAQASGLGVMVQHVEGKPDLLKMSRPGENRVTFLHRLSDRLPEERGVSDTERQDLAEEARALAGTYRNPETDSTFDVTLAGGVLHGGFSGLNGTGRMERLHRLAPGLWTFPCPRALDHTAPGDWTLHFTREKGRSRVRIGCWLARDLVYERLPG
- a CDS encoding pirin family protein, with the translated sequence MAGNEKAEQLKKAPKKVQGVYPPSPPHWVGDGFPVQSLFTYRDLGKVLNPFILLDHAGPAAFPPAPERMETPRGVGTHPHRGFETVTIVFGGQVAHGDSAGNSGKIGPGDVQWMTAGRGVLHQEFHAPEFTRDGGVFDVAQLWINLPARDKMTAPAYQPLAAADMQAVALTDPESVSAETVGSLRVIAGHFSAEGAEGEGGEVTVTGPARSFTPLNVWDVILAEGKSSVLACPEGWVTALAVMGGALVVEGVRGETNHTVVLSRQGTRFRIEAPEGAHFLVLTAQPLEEPLAGEGPFVMNERQELHQAFEDLRRGHFGTF
- a CDS encoding regulatory protein RecX, producing MVEEKAPAAVPTPPTAASLREAALAHLARFATTRRNLEQVLSRRVRRWGLRAQKAGMAPEEIRQVEGVLLGEIPEIAAGMEALGAVDDAQFARSRARSLTRSGRSRRAVTAHLVVKGVDGETAQEALEASLGAGEEAQQAELAAALVLARKRGFGAFRRPDRPERDPMKVLAVFARNGFSQGTAAQALAMERDEAEDLILRFRSA
- a CDS encoding CHAP domain-containing protein, with translation MSFPVSARNLSAIRVFPSALKGQQPLSRLLAGLRNLALGGALLAGLGALGGCGGGYHGSVQCVPYARAHSSISLSGNAAQWWWAARGHYARGHKPVPGSVLVFRATRTMPIGHVAVVRSLESDRRIRVDHANWAPGRVDRDVPVEDVSGSNNWTRVRVWWSPSEVMGRRVNATYGFILPN